One Candidatus Eisenbacteria bacterium DNA segment encodes these proteins:
- a CDS encoding sterol desaturase family protein, translating into MEHDLRHSIVTLALVTATGMATTFLVLGGVLHVATECPTGLAFAGEVLGYVLLFDVYFYVLHRLLHTRVLYRSIHAVHHRSTAPTVLTAFAFHPLEALLIIGFMPVAMSLVPIHLVSLVVVSVFLSGSIVLAHCGREVLPDWWQRVPVLNWYVTPRIHEAHHRRRDCNYSATLSIFDRAFGTLRIDVPYPNRVVPGAPPSVTASRRS; encoded by the coding sequence GTGGAGCACGACCTGCGTCATTCGATCGTGACGCTCGCCCTCGTGACCGCGACGGGGATGGCCACGACGTTCCTCGTCCTGGGCGGCGTGCTCCACGTCGCCACCGAGTGCCCGACGGGCCTCGCCTTCGCGGGCGAGGTGCTCGGATACGTGCTGCTCTTCGACGTCTATTTCTACGTCCTGCATCGCCTGCTGCACACGCGGGTCCTGTACCGGAGCATTCACGCCGTCCACCATCGCTCCACCGCGCCGACGGTGCTGACCGCGTTCGCGTTCCACCCCCTCGAGGCCCTGCTGATCATCGGCTTCATGCCGGTGGCGATGTCGCTCGTCCCGATCCATCTCGTCTCCCTCGTCGTGGTCAGCGTCTTCCTCTCGGGAAGCATCGTGCTGGCGCATTGCGGCCGCGAGGTGCTCCCCGATTGGTGGCAGCGGGTTCCCGTGCTCAACTGGTACGTCACGCCGCGCATCCACGAGGCGCATCATCGGCGCCGCGACTGCAACTACAGTGCCACCCTGTCGATCTTCGATCGCGCCTTCGGGACCCTGCGCATCGACGTCCCATATCCGAACCGAGTCGTCCCTGGGGCGCCGCCGTCCGTCACGGCGTCGCGGCGGTCGTGA
- a CDS encoding polyprenyl synthetase family protein: MKLGPNVREGAAPAVETAQLEAVWPRRFDLDPIRALLGAEADQALCDVLASRVNAPIWSLADRGGKRWRPTISRLAFQAVGGAPPVPEAICQVAEVLHTGSLIVDDIQDGATERRGGPAAHVAFGMPTALNAANAAYFRALEILRRALPDDLRLRALDMLAEELFAAHLGQALDLALAPHFRRTTLRSAHYFVLARAKTGALVRIAARLGAIAADATAAHETALGEWASELGVAYQIDNDLDDLASDMQDVMACRPTYPLLLILEQGGPGAATLSARLGRPTLADGDIRELRNLFVRERVAERGRAAARRSTKRALEAIRTLPASESRDALERMTHELAGDPLRP; this comes from the coding sequence ATGAAGCTGGGCCCGAACGTGCGCGAAGGCGCGGCGCCGGCGGTCGAGACGGCGCAGCTCGAGGCCGTCTGGCCCCGGCGATTCGATCTCGATCCGATCCGCGCCCTGCTCGGCGCCGAGGCCGATCAGGCGCTCTGCGACGTCCTCGCCAGCCGGGTGAACGCCCCCATCTGGAGTCTCGCCGATCGCGGCGGGAAGCGTTGGCGACCGACGATCTCCCGGCTCGCATTCCAGGCGGTCGGCGGCGCACCGCCGGTCCCGGAAGCGATCTGCCAGGTGGCCGAGGTCCTGCACACGGGGAGCCTCATCGTCGACGACATCCAGGACGGCGCCACCGAGCGGCGCGGGGGCCCTGCGGCGCACGTCGCCTTCGGCATGCCCACCGCTCTCAACGCGGCGAACGCCGCCTACTTTCGCGCCCTCGAGATCCTGCGCCGTGCGCTGCCGGACGACCTGCGGCTGCGGGCGCTCGACATGCTGGCCGAAGAGCTGTTTGCGGCGCATCTCGGCCAGGCGCTCGACCTCGCGCTGGCGCCCCATTTCCGTCGCACGACGTTGCGGAGCGCGCACTACTTCGTGCTCGCCCGTGCGAAGACCGGGGCTCTCGTGCGGATCGCGGCACGCCTCGGGGCGATCGCGGCCGACGCGACGGCCGCCCACGAGACCGCGCTCGGCGAGTGGGCGAGCGAGCTCGGCGTCGCCTACCAGATCGACAACGATCTCGACGATCTCGCTTCCGACATGCAGGACGTCATGGCCTGCCGGCCCACCTACCCGCTCCTGCTGATCCTCGAGCAGGGCGGCCCCGGTGCGGCGACGCTGAGCGCCCGCCTCGGACGACCGACCCTCGCCGACGGCGACATCCGTGAGCTGCGCAACCTCTTCGTGCGCGAGCGGGTCGCGGAGCGCGGGCGTGCCGCCGCCCGGCGCTCGACCAAGCGCGCGCTGGAGGCCATCCGGACGCTTCCCGCGAGCGAGTCGCGCGACGCCCTCGAGCGGATGACGCACGAGCTCGCCGGTGACCCGCTGCGTCCGTGA
- a CDS encoding lycopene cyclase domain-containing protein: MATEYLLFNLVVIAGPLALGRWRATSFRGRWLPALAAALTVAVPFIAWDVLVTGRHWFFNVAPTAIRPLGLPLGEWAFFLSVPLACAFTWEMLTGGVDRAPARRTPAIWTAVAILLAAGAAAWSRGLEYTAVAGAALACVVTLDTMGGGLVVRHRRFVPFALAVLGFTTIFNGYLTARPLVLYDARYQLDFRIGTIPVEDFIYGLALVVANVALFERVRDRMKAPRTPPGDTVIRRMIRMRLGGYRQQVNVARPGTAPRLARPRRVAVVGAGLAGLRAATLLGDRGFGVHLLEKARHLGGKIGAWQHRLGDGTTVEVEHGFHAFFRHYYNLGRFMDEVGASRYLRPIDDYRILTRGGEAYGFKDLETAPVQNILAMLKTPMLRLRDVLMRPRLARLTALLAYDPQRTFARYDNVSFDAFADQADLPPALRLVFYTFARAFFATPDRMSAAEVIKSFHFFYLSHDRGLLYDHPSDTYGRTVLEPMQARLDAVGVTLRLGVEVGTIAREGDGFRIGDEPFDYLVLAPDVVGARTIADASPDLRRIAPEAVAKLSALRPSQPHAVLRLWMDQPSGSDLPGFVITDRKELLDSITFFHRVEESSAAWATRSGGSVLELHCYAVPDGVRESAIAETLKEELFDYLPALRRARVLGEHLQLNRNFTAFHTGMHERRPTVETEDSRLVLAGDWVALPLPAMLMEAAVTSGLEAANAILRQEGVREEPVYSVPLRGLLARSARGSRSAQSES, translated from the coding sequence ATGGCGACAGAGTACCTGCTCTTCAATCTCGTCGTCATCGCCGGTCCGTTGGCGCTCGGGCGATGGCGGGCGACCTCGTTCCGCGGCCGGTGGCTTCCGGCCCTCGCGGCCGCGCTCACGGTCGCGGTGCCGTTCATCGCGTGGGACGTCCTCGTGACCGGACGGCACTGGTTCTTCAACGTGGCGCCGACGGCGATCCGGCCCCTCGGATTGCCGCTCGGCGAATGGGCCTTCTTCCTGAGCGTGCCTCTCGCCTGCGCCTTCACGTGGGAGATGCTGACGGGCGGCGTCGATCGGGCCCCGGCGCGTCGCACCCCGGCGATCTGGACGGCGGTGGCCATCCTCCTGGCTGCGGGCGCGGCCGCGTGGAGCCGGGGGCTCGAGTACACGGCCGTCGCGGGTGCGGCCCTCGCGTGCGTGGTGACCCTCGACACGATGGGCGGCGGCCTCGTCGTGCGCCACCGGCGCTTCGTGCCGTTCGCCCTCGCGGTCCTCGGATTCACCACGATCTTCAACGGGTACCTGACTGCGCGCCCGCTGGTGCTCTACGACGCCCGCTACCAGCTCGATTTCCGCATCGGCACGATCCCGGTCGAGGACTTCATCTACGGCCTGGCGCTGGTGGTGGCCAACGTCGCGCTCTTCGAACGCGTGCGCGATCGAATGAAGGCGCCGCGTACGCCGCCGGGCGACACCGTCATCCGGCGCATGATCCGCATGCGACTCGGAGGCTATCGCCAGCAGGTGAACGTCGCGCGTCCGGGGACGGCGCCGCGCCTCGCGCGGCCACGCCGGGTCGCCGTGGTCGGCGCCGGCCTCGCCGGCCTACGGGCCGCCACGCTGCTGGGCGACCGGGGGTTCGGGGTCCATCTCCTCGAGAAGGCCCGTCACCTCGGCGGCAAGATCGGCGCCTGGCAGCACCGCCTGGGGGACGGGACCACGGTGGAGGTCGAGCACGGGTTCCATGCCTTCTTTCGTCACTACTACAACCTCGGCCGATTCATGGACGAGGTCGGCGCCTCGCGGTACCTGCGTCCGATCGACGACTACCGGATCCTGACGCGTGGCGGGGAAGCATACGGGTTCAAGGATCTCGAGACCGCGCCGGTGCAGAACATCCTGGCGATGCTGAAGACGCCGATGCTACGCCTTCGCGACGTCCTCATGCGCCCGCGGCTCGCGCGGCTCACCGCGCTGCTCGCCTACGATCCGCAGCGCACGTTCGCGCGGTACGACAACGTGTCGTTCGACGCCTTCGCCGACCAGGCGGACCTGCCGCCCGCCCTGCGTCTCGTGTTCTACACCTTCGCGCGTGCCTTCTTCGCCACGCCGGATCGGATGTCGGCGGCCGAGGTCATCAAGAGCTTCCACTTCTTCTACCTCTCCCACGATCGCGGGCTGCTCTACGACCATCCGTCGGACACCTACGGGCGTACGGTGCTGGAGCCCATGCAGGCCCGCCTCGACGCGGTCGGGGTGACACTCCGGCTCGGTGTGGAGGTCGGGACGATCGCGCGCGAGGGCGACGGCTTTCGGATCGGCGACGAGCCGTTCGACTACCTCGTGCTCGCGCCCGACGTCGTCGGCGCGCGGACGATCGCGGACGCGTCGCCGGACCTCCGTCGGATCGCGCCTGAAGCCGTGGCGAAGCTGAGCGCTCTGCGTCCGTCGCAGCCTCATGCCGTCCTCCGCCTGTGGATGGACCAGCCGTCGGGATCCGATCTCCCCGGCTTCGTCATCACCGACAGGAAGGAGCTGCTCGATTCCATCACGTTCTTCCACCGCGTCGAGGAGAGCTCGGCCGCGTGGGCTACGCGAAGCGGGGGCAGCGTGCTCGAGCTGCACTGCTACGCCGTGCCGGACGGCGTCCGGGAATCGGCGATCGCGGAGACCCTGAAGGAAGAGCTGTTCGACTATCTTCCGGCCCTGCGTCGGGCCCGCGTTCTCGGGGAGCACCTCCAGTTGAATCGCAACTTCACGGCATTTCACACGGGCATGCACGAGCGCCGCCCGACGGTGGAGACCGAGGATTCCCGTCTCGTGCTGGCCGGAGACTGGGTCGCGTTGCCGCTGCCCGCCATGCTGATGGAGGCCGCGGTGACGTCGGGGCTCGAGGCAGCCAACGCCATCCTGCGGCAGGAGGGCGTCCGCGAAGAGCCCGTGTACTCGGTCCCGCTACGCGGCCTGCTCGCGCGATCGGCGCGCGGGTCGCGTTCCGCCCAGAGCGAATCCTAG